The stretch of DNA AGCAGCACTGTGTGCAAGTCATGCATGAAAAAACCTACTGTCCGCGAGGCTCTGGTATATAGTGCGTGCGTGCAAACAGTAGTACATACAATGTGACAATGGAATGTCCAAGAAACAGAATGCTTCCAAGCATGCATCATGTGGACGTGGTAAGAGTAATACTAGTACTACTATACATACCGCTACAGGTTGGCATGCATGCATATGGTTTTAATATATTTGCAAAGCTTGATTGGCATCGAACTAAACCATATGCATAGTATAGCATATAAACACACGAGCGGCGATCCCATGTTCCTCACCTCTGCGGTTCATCTCCCCTCGCTGCCGCCTCCGAGGAAAATATGTTCTATACATGATTACACACACCAATGAAAATGAATTCCTTCCTCAATCATTTGCCCTTGTCCACTCCTAAATTACGGGTGATTTGTTTGTATGACATGTATGACTACGACTCTACGAGATACTTAGGCAGGTTCATGCATATCAGGGATTCAGGGAGCATAAGTGCTACAGAGAGCATGGATACAAAACGACACACCGACTTGTGGATTAAACTGTGTGCTCTCATGAGTCACATACCCTGTGAGTCATCACATGCTAATTAGTATATAATCCACCATTAGTTGTGTTGTAAGGATCCTATAGCCAGCTGACGCATGTACAAATTAAGGTTGATTGAAAAGGATATGTAGGAACCAGGAAGCATCCTCTGTATATAAATGTATACGTCCCTCCAGATCTGCACGTCACATGCAATTGTATTTTACTCGGAAATGTTGAATAAGAAAACACCTTGTCCTTTGCGCTCACATGAAGTGCCCACCTACCTGCCCAACAAAACAGAAACCCTAAGGCCAACCACCatccctttcaaaaaaaaaaaaaactaagGGCACCCACCAGCTCCCCAAACATTGATCGCGCCGAATTTCATGGTCCCACATGTTCCCCTCTCCCACCCCCTGTTCTACACATACTAAAAAGTAGGCATATGCACATCGAAAAAAAGAGAGTAGGCATGCATATGTGAATTTGATCAACTCTAAAAAAAAAGCAAGAATGTTATGTTTTCTGTAATTCCCCGAAGATAAGTACAATAATTTGTATGAGAAACTAAGTGTGTCTGAATAAACCTAGTAGTAATAATCACTAAAGATATGAGTTATGGCGAGAAGAATACCATATGCAAACCAACATTTAAAGAAAACTTCGTGGAGACCAAGTTTCAAAGTTAAAATAAATCAAAATAAATATATGGGATGTCAAGAGGATGATGTTCTATTGTCATGTGAAATTTCAAGTAAAAACACATTACGGGATGCGAGCTATGAAAAGACAAATTTAGCAATGAATAGTGATGTTACTATTCGACACTATTCAATGTTGATTTTGTATTTTTTTCATACCTCACATCATGTAATGTGTTTGAagttgaaattttgcatggcAATAGAACATCACCCTCTTAACATCCCTTATTTTcttgattttttttaaacttcaaaaaatcgTTTTCGCGTGGTTTTTACCGGTTTTCACCGAATGCTGGTTTCCATATAATATTCTCCCATTTTTCCCATCCATTGTAGAGCATGCAAAGAACAGAAGCCTAACGTTACAAAAATAAGCAAAGAACATAGACATTGAAAAGTTCTTGTGGATCCAGTAATAGGGAAGAAATCAACATAATGACATAGGGAGAGTAAGGATAACTATGGACTGATAACCTTCTTCAGAAAGTTTATATGCAGAATGATGTATATATACAATGATAAATGAAGTTTTAGTTAATAATAAAAGCCCAAAGAAACAAAGTACATCGTTTGAAATCAATTAAGAAAATAAAACGCATGGATCAATGAAAGAGAGAGTGTCCTCTAGCCAAGCATAGCTCAGTGGTCAAGTTCCTTGTGCTGGATTTATTTTTGAATTTAACGCCTTTATCCTTTCAATCGTAAGAGAGATACCGTCAATCTCAAAACTTACCGTTTTATTCTCCTGGTGCTGCGTATAGGAGTAGGATGCGCGGCTGTGCGTTCAAGTGAGTGTATCTGTATATACGTGTTTGTGAGCTCTGCGTTCGAACTGTGTTTCAAAAAGAGAAAAGTATATTTTTCGTCCCTCAATTCTTGACGGAGTCTAGATTTGGTCCCTCAACTTCAAAACCGGACAACTTGCACCCTTAACTTCTAAAACCGGACAAGATTCATCCCTGGTAACGGTTTTGACCGGTTTTGGTGCTGTCCCACCCTGGTTTTGACCGTTCCGACTCAAATTTGGATACCTTTTCCAAGTCCACGTGATGTTTTCAAATTCGGTTATTTTTTCAAATACGTGAACCTTTTTAAAAATTTTGTACTTTTTTTAAATCTGCGTACTTTTTACAAGTTCATGTACTTTTTCAAATATGCGTATTTTTTAAAAGTTCATTTAGTTTTTTAAGTTCATTTAATTTTTTAAAATTGATGTACACTTTCAAATTTGAGTACATTTTATTGaaagagttcatgaatttgaaaattttatgcGAACTTGAAAAAAGTACGCGGATATGGACTTCTTTTACGCAAAAATATGTGGATTTCAGAAATTGTTTCATCTTGAAACAAGTATGTGAATTTCAAACAAAGTTCATGGATTATAAATGGAACACGGATTTGAAAAAAAATGCGGACTTTGAAAAGCATGTGGATTTGAAATAAGTATGCgaatttcaaaaaaagttcatgcCTTTGAAAAATACTTGGATTTGATAAAATTACACAAACTTGGGAAAAATACGGGGATTTGGAAAAGGTACGTAAATGTTAAAAAATCACGGATTTTAAAAAAGTATGTGAATTTTAGAATAGTTTGCTGATTTGAAAAAAGTATGTTTATTTTTGAGAAAAATATGTGACCTTGAAAAAACTATGCGGAGTTGAAAAGTGTATGTGGATTTCAAAAAGTTCACGGATATAAAAAAATTACAGGAATATGAGTGAGCACGGGTCAAAACCGGGGTGAGTCAACACCAAAAACGGTCAAAACCGAGTCCGGGGACGAACCTTATCCGGTTTCGGTAGTTAGAGGTGCAAGTTGTTCGGTTTTGAAGTTGAGGGACCAAATCTAGACTTCACCAAGAGTTGAGGGACAAAAGATATACTTTTCTCTTTCAAAAAAAAAGTAGCCTCTAACTTCCAAAAAAATGTAGCCTCTAACTATAAGTATACGGGACGCTCCATTTATGCCCCTTCCCCCCCTTGGATTCCCTACCACCAATCCTCGTTTTTTTCCTTTCAAGAGCATCTCACACCAAGCTAACAAGCTAGGTTCTTCATGGACCAGCACCACCACGGCCAAGCTCCCGCACACGGCGGCGGCCGCAGCAGCGAGGGGGGCGAGCCGACCACGACACGGTCCCGGTGGGCGCCCAAGCCGGAGCAGATCCTGATCCTGGAGTCCATCTTCAACAGCGGGATGGTGAACCCGGCCAAGGATGAGACGGCGCGCATCCGCCTCCTCCTCGAGCGCTTCGGCGCTGTCCGTGACGCCAACGTGTTCTACTGGTTTCAGAACCGCCGCTCCCGCTCTCGCCGCCGTGCCCGCCAGCTCCAGCAGTCCTGCGGCGGCACCGGGGACGCGGACCAGCTCCCCTCCAACGCAGCTGCCGGCCATGGCTACCACGCCATCGGCACCTCTCCCTACAACACCATGCAGTACGGACAGCTGGGCGGCGGTGTTTCGGCGGCCGCGGCCGCGGTCAACACGGCGCCCCGTTTCTTGGTAGACGACGCCGACGGCGGAGACGATCTTTTCGCCATCCCCCGGCAAATGGGCCTCATGGCACGCGGTGGCGAAAACCAGTATGGTTACACGGCTACCGACGCATCGCAACTAAGCTACCAAGCAACTGGTTAGTAGTAGTTCTAGTGGTTCTACATTGTTAGTATAGCCTGAAGCCATCAAGCAAAACCATGCATGCCTCTGCATCTTGCTTCTTGCATGAAGAAAGCTTGCAATACATAACTGATGATCATATGCATGCGTGCTAAATTGCTTATGAAAATGATGGGTGGGTGGGTATGAATTCCAGTTCCAGGGACGACGATGCCGGTGTTCATCAATGGCACGGTATACGAGGTGCCAAGCACCGGCGCATTGGACGTGGCAGGTACGTTCGGGCCTGACGTGATTCTGGTGCACTCCTCCGGCGAGATCCTCCCAGTGAACGAGCGCGGCGTCCTCATGAAGAGCCTGCAAATGGGCGAATGTTATTACCTGGTAATTAGTTACTTCTTGTGCTAACCAAAGTTAATTGGTTCTAATCTTCTACTATTTCATTGAAGAATCAACATAACTATTTACTCGATCGTTCGATCGTTCCTTGATGTGCTTGCAGGTATTCAGATCGATCTAATTAATTAATCAGCTCCATGTCTAGCCGATTAGAAGAATCAAGTCTGCATATGTACGCGAAATGCAAGGAAGCATGCATCTTGTAATCAAGCTTCAATGAGAGCGATCTTATTGTCAAGATCGTATCAGTGTGTGTACTAATGTTGTTCTTGCTCTCCATATCGATGTATGTTACTATCTCCGGATGATTCGTCCCCTTGAGAGTTCTTTCCAGTGTTGGAGATGTTGTAGCAGCTTATTTTTCGAGCATCTTGGCGAGGCAAGGGCAGGAGCTCTGCCATTTCATATAATAAGAAGATAGTTGCTCGATTTTAATTGAAGAAAACCGGGCAAAAACCAAAGTACACAAACACTAAACACATAAAAAGGAAGCTAGAGATTGTGGGTAGGGTTTAGACTAAAACACACGCTAGGCGCTAGCATCCGTTTAGTTTTGGCGGTAAGGTTTTGACTAACACACAATAGCATCTGTTTGAGAGGTAGCAGCTTGAGAAATGAGTTACCAAATCATACTGTTAGCATTCATTTGGTTCCCCCACTTTTTTTGTGGGAAATTTTTTTAATCTATTCATTTTCAATCATGGTAGTACAACGAacactagaaataataaaaattacattcaGATCCGTAGACCATCTAGCggcgactacaagcactgaagcgagccgaaggcgcgccgctgccattgcccctccctcgccggagcTGAGCAAAcgttgttgtagtagacagtcgggaagtcatCGTACTAAGGCCCCGTGAAACCAAcgcaccagaacagcaaccgccgcAGATGAAGAGTGTATATCAAGAGAATCCAACCTCCACACACCCACCGATGATGCTAGAAGAGTGATATAGCCCACATATTATCTGTGAGTGAGTCCCTTCACGCCATATTTGGTCATCGCTAGCAAATACTCACACACTATGTGCACACTATAATGTTTGTTGAGTCGGTAACACAATACGGAGTCGGAGCTCGGGTGCTGATTGTATACTACCCAGCAGCACTTCAATGGGATGGGAACTTGATGCTCTCGGATTCTGATGCACCCTATATGCGTCAAAAAATTTAgtaattcaaaaaatgttcaaaaatttATAAATATTTTTTGAAATCAAATATGATTAGGTATTCTACTGGTATAAAAAGTTTGGACAAGAAATGATTTATTTGGACTTCAGGGAAAAAAGAAGAAGTTTATGACGACAATATAGCGTGTATAGTACTTGTATATAGCATTTCTTGCCGAATCTTCGACCTAGGATACAATAAAAGTCTTTCTCTGACGAATCTTTTTATACGACTACAATATTTGATCATGTTTGATACCAAAGAAGTTTCGggattttttgaactttttttgaattactaatTTTTTTTTTGCATATAGGGTGCGCTGGTACCCAGATTCTCCTTTGTATTTTCCCACTTCAATGCCATTACCTACATGGCAGAATACGAGTGTTTGCTAGTATGTCTTCTAGTAGCTTCTGCCCTTGGCATTTCCTCCGCCTTCTGGTGAAAAGGAGATTCCCAGTTTGTGGTGAGGCGAGTGTGCAAGTATTATCAGTCTCGGACAAGAGTATGGTACACAGCTTTCAGAGGTTCAAAAGTTTCAATGGGGGCTCGCGGCTCTGAAGTCTGGTATATCCCTTAGAGTTGAGTAGCTGGCCGACTAGCTTCCTCTAGGTTTCCATGAACATTCTAGGTCTTTGTTGAGAAGCTCCTCAAGTCATTGGTACTGCAAACAATCAAAGTAGATGAAGTGGTCATGGTCCAAGAGACCTATCAATCACATGCGCCATCGCTACGGTTAGACGCATCAAAAAGTGTCACGGGGAGACTTGTGACACTACTCGGTAACGATTTAACAAATAATCATGGATGAATCCAATCTACACAGCCAAAATGATAGCAATAAGCTCTCTCCAAAAGTGGAAGGGCCTTTTGAGGTAGTTAGGGAGCTTGAACCAGGGAATACATCATTGCCAACATTAAAGGCAAGGTATACCCTTAGAGTGGGAACATCAAACACCTTAAGAATCGCCCATTATCAAGTAACACCGCTTATCCACCTCTCTAAAAAAGAGAGGTTGTTATGAGACACCAACTGTTGTCACGTCTCTACTGAAGCAGTGAAGGTATCTTTGTGTAATCTATCTACCCTTCACCCGGTGGTAGAAAAATCTCCGCCTAAAGATTAGGGGCTAGATGGGAAGGAAAGACAGGTACCTCTTGTCACATTCTTATTTATCAATGAAATAAAAAGGCAAGTCCTTTCAAACTTGGACTCCTTagggtgttggggaacgcggtaatttcaaaaaaaaatcctacgcacacgcaagatctatcatggtgatgcatagaaatgagaaggtaagagtattgtccacgtaccctcatagaccgtaagcggaagtgttatgacaacgcggttgatgtagtcgtacgtcttcacgatccgaccgatcctagtaccgaatatatggcacctccgcgatctgcacacgttcggctcggtaacgtcccacgaactctcgatccagctgagtgtcgagggagagcttcgtcagcacgacaacgtgatgacagtgatgatgaagctaccggcgcagggctttacctaagcactacgacgatatgaccgaggtggattatgatggagggaggcaccgcacacggctaagggatcaatgatcaacttgtgtgtcctagggtgccccctacccccgtatataaaggagcaaggggggaggtcggacggcccttggggcgcgccaggagaggaggagtcctcctcctagtaggagtaggactcccctttcctagtcctacttggaggaggaaggggggaaggaaggagagggagagaagagaaggaaaggggggcgccgccccccttccctagtccaattcagactagagggggagggccgtgcggccctgccttggccggccctctctctctctactaaGGCCCGTGTTGGCCCATTAGTCCctcgggggttccgataaccccccgtcACTCCGATAATTATTCGGTGACCCctggaactcatccggtgtccgaatatagtcatccaatatatcaatatttatgtatcgaccatttcgagactcctcatcatgcccgtgatcacatccgggactccgaactatcttcgatacatcaaaacacataaactcataataccgatcatcaccgaatgttaagcatgcggaccctacaggttcgagaactatgtagacatgaccgagacacgtctccggtcaataaccaatagaggaacctggatgttcatattggctcccacatattctacgaagatctttatcggttagaccgcataacgatatacgttgttccctttgttatcggtatgttacttgcccgagattcgattgtcggtatctcaatgcctagttcaatctcgttaccggcaagtctctttactcgttccgtaatgcatcatcccgtatgtaactcattagtcacattgcttgcaaggcttatagtgatgtgcattaccaagagggcctagagatacctgtccgatactcggagtgacaaatccaaatctcgatctatgccaactcaacaaacaccattggggacacctgtagagcatctttatagtcacccagttacgttgtgacatttgatagcacactaagtgttcctacggtattcgggagttggatgatctcatagtcataggaacatgtataagtcatgaagaaagcaatagcaacaaactaaacgatcaagtgctaagctaacagaatgggtcaagtcaatcacatcattctcctaatgatgtgatcccgttaatcaaatggaaactcatgtctatggttaggaaacttaaccatctttgatcaatgagctagtcaagtagaggcatactagtgacactctgtttgtctatgcattcacacatgtattaagtttccggttaatacaattctagcatgaataataatcatttatcatgatataaggaaatataaataacaactttattattgcctctagggcatatttccttcagtctcccacttgcactagagtcaataatctagattacattgtaatgattctaacaccgatggagtcttggtgctgatcatgttttgctcgtgagagaggcttagtcaacgggtctacaacattcagatccgtatgtatcttgcaaatctctatgtctccctccttgacttgaccgcgaatggaattgaagcgtctcttgatgtgcttggttcttttgtgaaatctggattcctttgccaaggcaattgcactagtgttgtcacagaagattttcattcgacccgatgcactaggtatgacacctagatcggatatgaactccttcatttgctgcttctgaagcagctatctACTCCGCTTCatacgtagatcccgccacgacgctttgcttggaactgcaccaactgacagctccaccatttaataaaaacacgtatccggtttgtgacttagagtcatccggatcagtgtcaaagcttgcatcgacgtaaccttttacgacgagctctttgtcacctccatatatgagaaacatatccttagtccttttcaggtatttcaggatgctCTTAACCGTTGTCAGTGATCCACTTCTGGATTACTtcggtacctccctgctaaactaatagcaaggcacacatcaggtctggtacacagcgttgcatacatgatagaacctatggctgaagcatagggaatgactttcattttctctctatcttctgcagtggtcgggcattgagtctgactcaactccacaccttgtaacacatgcaagaaccctttctttgcatgatccattttgaacttcttcaaaactttatcaaggtatgtgctttgtgaaagtccaattaagtgtctcgatctatctctatagatcttgatgcccaatagcttcaccgaggtctttcattgaaaaattcttattcaagtatccttttatgctattcagaaattcagtatcatttccaatcaataatatgtcatctatatataatatcaaaaatgctacacagctcccactcactttcttgtaaatacaggcttctccaaaagtctgtataaaaccataagctttgatcacactatcaaagcgtatattccaa from Triticum urartu cultivar G1812 chromosome 3, Tu2.1, whole genome shotgun sequence encodes:
- the LOC125547857 gene encoding WUSCHEL-related homeobox 10-like, translated to MDQHHHGQAPAHGGGRSSEGGEPTTTRSRWAPKPEQILILESIFNSGMVNPAKDETARIRLLLERFGAVRDANVFYWFQNRRSRSRRRARQLQQSCGGTGDADQLPSNAAAGHGYHAIGTSPYNTMQYGQLGGGVSAAAAAVNTAPRFLVDDADGGDDLFAIPRQMGLMARGGENQYGYTATDASQLSYQATVPGTTMPVFINGTVYEVPSTGALDVAGTFGPDVILVHSSGEILPVNERGVLMKSLQMGECYYLVFRSI